Proteins from a genomic interval of Periophthalmus magnuspinnatus isolate fPerMag1 chromosome 11, fPerMag1.2.pri, whole genome shotgun sequence:
- the LOC117378777 gene encoding probable thiopurine S-methyltransferase has translation MPDPQENQVMTLEEWESMWQRGMTGFHQPTVYRLLQINIDKVLAGRTGVKFFFPLCGKAVDMKWLADMGHTVVGVEISEKAICEFFEESKMSYSEEPVPTIPGAKVFRNAEKTVSLYQCDIYCFSSSLEGQFGAIWDRGAFVAINPKDRPKYAALMVSLMAPDCRFLLDTMLYNPERYSGPPFCVPNEQVHSLFESYCDIEPLQEEDALTEDFKNWGMDYLIEKIHLLVCKS, from the exons ATGCCGGACCCTCAGGAGAACCAGGTCATGACCCTTGAAGAGTGGGAGAGCATGTGGCAGCGAGGAATGACAGGATTCCACCAACCCACGGTCTACAG GCTGCTTCAGATCAACATTGACAAAGTGTTAGCAGGACGGACTGGAGTAAAgttctttttccctctctgtgGAAAAGCTGTAGATATGAAATG GCTTGCAGACATGGGTCACACTGTAGTTGGAGTGGAGATATCCGAAAAAGCCATTTGTGAGTTTTTTGAAGAAAGTAAAATGAGCTACAGTGAGGAGCCTGTTCCAACCATCCCTGGAGCAAAGGTTTTCAGG AACGCTGAGAAAACAGTGTCCCTCTATCAATGTGATATCTACTGCTTCTCCAG TTCCCTTGAGGGTCAGTTTGGAGCCATTTGGGACAGAGGAGCTTTTGTCGCCATCAACCCAAAAGACAGACCCAA ATATGCTGCTCTGATGGTTTCACTCATGGCTCCTGACTGCAGATTCCTTTTGGACACTATGCTCTATAATCCTGAAAGATATTCTG GTCCTCCATTTTGTGTACCAAATGAACAAGTCCATAGCCTGTTTG AGTCCTATTGTGATATAGAGCCATTGCAAGAAGAGGATGCTTTAACTGAAGATTTTAAAAACTGGGGCATGGACTACCTCATTGAGAAAATCCATCTCTTAGTTTGTAAAAGTTAA